One Flavobacteriales bacterium genomic region harbors:
- a CDS encoding single-stranded DNA-binding protein, translated as MAGINKVILVGNLGKDPEVKYLESGVAIAKFPLATSESFKDKSGNRVDQTEWHNIVLWRGLAEVAEKYLKKGNQVYIEGKIKTRSWDDQDGNKKYMTEIVADNMTMLGARKDEFGDDSQAPSYDNGPVSQPAANADSGPSPTDDLPF; from the coding sequence ATGGCAGGCATAAATAAAGTGATCCTCGTTGGGAACCTTGGCAAGGATCCGGAAGTAAAATATCTGGAAAGTGGCGTGGCCATTGCAAAATTCCCGTTGGCAACTTCTGAAAGTTTTAAAGATAAATCAGGTAACCGTGTTGATCAGACGGAATGGCACAACATTGTACTCTGGAGAGGTCTGGCGGAAGTCGCTGAGAAATATCTAAAGAAAGGCAACCAGGTTTACATTGAAGGAAAGATCAAAACCCGTTCATGGGACGATCAGGATGGCAACAAAAAATACATGACCGAGATTGTTGCGGATAACATGACCATGCTTGGCGCCAGGAAGGATGAATTCGGAGATGATAGCCAGGCACCTTCATATGACAATGGCCCGGTAAGCCAGCCCGCGGCCAATGCCGATTCCGGACCATCTCCAACAGATGACCTTCCGTTCTGA
- the msrB gene encoding peptide-methionine (R)-S-oxide reductase MsrB: MKEKTEKEWQEELDAESFDILRKKGTERPFSGKFNDHFEKGEYVCKGCGEVLFASGSKFNAHCGWPAFDRSIAEDAITETRDTSHGMVRTEICCSKCGGHLGHVFDDGPTETGLRYCVNSLSLDFKKDQ; this comes from the coding sequence ATGAAAGAAAAAACAGAAAAAGAATGGCAGGAAGAACTTGATGCGGAGTCTTTCGATATTCTCAGGAAGAAGGGCACCGAACGGCCTTTTTCCGGTAAGTTCAATGACCACTTTGAGAAGGGTGAATACGTATGTAAGGGTTGCGGTGAAGTTCTGTTTGCGTCCGGTTCCAAGTTCAATGCCCATTGCGGATGGCCGGCATTTGACCGATCCATTGCAGAAGATGCGATCACTGAGACACGGGATACGAGTCATGGCATGGTTCGAACAGAAATCTGCTGCAGCAAATGCGGTGGTCATCTCGGCCATGTCTTCGATGATGGTCCGACTGAAACCGGCCTGAGATATTGTGTGAACTCCCTTTCCCTGGACTTTAAGAAGGACCAATAA
- the gldE gene encoding gliding motility-associated protein GldE, producing MISGAEVAFFSLTPQIRKSLEEDPGKRGRTILQLLDRPKRLLATILVANNLFNVAAIILSSFVTANVFHFQGDKVLAMLVEVVFITFLLVLIGEILPKVYATKHALPMASLMAFPLFVMERIFRPISLFMITLTSVFDKRIKQKSTELSMDDLSHALELTTDEATTEEEQKMLSGIVKFGNIDVKQIMKSRVDVVSLNDTADFDEVLKVIIDAGYSRIPVFHEHFDHIGGVLYVKDLLPYIDKGKSFNWQALIRKPFFVPESKKIDDLLKEFQKSRIHLAIVVDEYGGTLGIVTLEDIIEEIVGEISDEFDEEELVYSKLDDHNFIFEGKILLKDFCRVTGLEEGTFDGSAAESLGGIILEQEGKIPDKNAVVVYKNLEFKIEAVDTRRIIRVKVTILQEEEKNKENED from the coding sequence ATGATCTCCGGCGCTGAGGTGGCCTTCTTCTCACTGACCCCACAGATCCGAAAATCCCTTGAAGAAGATCCCGGGAAAAGGGGCAGGACCATCCTTCAATTGCTGGACAGGCCCAAACGACTACTGGCAACCATATTGGTCGCCAACAACCTGTTTAACGTAGCAGCCATCATCCTGTCTTCATTCGTGACAGCCAATGTTTTTCACTTTCAGGGAGACAAGGTACTTGCCATGTTGGTGGAGGTGGTCTTCATCACCTTCCTGCTCGTCCTTATCGGAGAGATATTACCGAAGGTGTACGCCACCAAACATGCCTTACCTATGGCTAGTCTAATGGCATTTCCATTGTTTGTAATGGAACGCATTTTCAGACCGATCTCCTTGTTCATGATCACCCTCACATCCGTGTTCGACAAAAGGATCAAGCAGAAATCCACCGAGCTTTCCATGGATGACCTGTCCCATGCGCTGGAATTAACCACGGATGAAGCCACCACCGAAGAAGAACAGAAAATGCTTTCCGGCATCGTTAAATTCGGAAATATAGATGTGAAGCAAATCATGAAGTCCAGGGTGGATGTCGTGTCACTGAATGATACTGCGGACTTTGACGAGGTGCTTAAAGTGATCATCGATGCGGGTTATTCACGTATCCCCGTATTTCATGAACATTTCGATCACATCGGTGGGGTGCTTTACGTAAAGGACCTTCTTCCTTATATCGACAAAGGGAAGTCGTTCAACTGGCAGGCATTGATCCGGAAACCCTTCTTTGTTCCCGAAAGCAAAAAGATCGATGACCTTCTGAAGGAATTTCAAAAATCGCGCATACACCTGGCCATCGTGGTAGACGAATATGGTGGCACGCTCGGAATTGTGACCCTTGAGGATATCATTGAAGAGATCGTGGGTGAGATAAGCGATGAATTTGATGAAGAGGAATTGGTTTATTCAAAACTGGATGATCACAACTTTATTTTTGAAGGGAAGATTCTGCTTAAGGATTTTTGCAGGGTCACCGGATTAGAAGAAGGAACTTTTGATGGCAGCGCAGCGGAAAGTCTGGGTGGAATTATTCTGGAACAAGAAGGCAAAATCCCAGATAAAAATGCCGTGGTTGTTTATAAAAATCTGGAGTTCAAGATCGAAGCCGTGGATACCCGCCGCATCATCAGGGTGAAGGTGACCATCCTTCAGGAAGAGGAAAAGAACAAGGAAAATGAGGATTGA
- a CDS encoding integration host factor subunit beta, giving the protein MTKADIVAEIAEKTGIEKVAVQASVEAFMKSVKSAMVQGKNVYLRGFGSFVVKKRAQKTGRNISKNTTIIIPEHFVPTFKPAKTFVEAVRNNSPKV; this is encoded by the coding sequence ATGACAAAAGCAGACATTGTAGCGGAAATTGCTGAAAAAACAGGCATTGAAAAGGTGGCTGTTCAGGCGTCCGTGGAAGCCTTTATGAAATCGGTGAAAAGTGCGATGGTTCAGGGCAAGAATGTTTACCTGAGAGGTTTTGGCAGCTTCGTTGTAAAGAAGCGTGCTCAGAAAACCGGCAGAAACATTTCCAAGAACACCACGATCATCATCCCGGAACATTTTGTTCCAACATTTAAGCCGGCCAAGACCTTTGTAGAGGCAGTCAGGAACAACTCGCCGAAGGTATAG
- a CDS encoding MmcQ/YjbR family DNA-binding protein codes for MDVEKIRNICLGKPGTTEDMKWGDHLCFCVAGKIYLILGMDDHPVTASVKVTDDEFETWSRREGFVPAPYMARNKWVKMDDLERLGEKEWRERIEISYDIIRSKLPKKIQASL; via the coding sequence ATGGATGTAGAAAAAATCCGCAACATCTGTCTCGGGAAACCGGGTACCACGGAAGACATGAAGTGGGGCGATCACTTATGCTTTTGCGTGGCTGGAAAAATATACCTGATCCTGGGTATGGATGACCATCCGGTTACCGCATCCGTAAAAGTAACAGATGATGAATTCGAAACATGGAGCCGGCGCGAAGGTTTTGTTCCCGCCCCTTATATGGCCCGAAACAAATGGGTGAAGATGGATGATCTCGAACGACTCGGTGAGAAGGAATGGCGTGAGCGCATCGAAATCTCATATGACATCATCCGGTCAAAACTTCCTAAGAAAATTCAGGCAAGCCTGTAA
- a CDS encoding HAMP domain-containing histidine kinase, whose translation MAREQRHKTLTVFYLLVAYILLQFGWWAWILADGGTVDKTRDSRLWMVVGEGSVFLLILLLGVWRVRRAFRREVSLAKQEKNFLLSISHEFKSPLASIRLQLETIRNRKLPEQQVNEMADMAIEDTDRLAKLADNLLMAARIESGKGFFQQDVVMLSELAENIAARMQAKHSAGPHLVLSVEEGITVRGDDHALESVLENLLSNAFKYTPDEKTVRLDIHRIRNSVVIQVEDDGPGIPENEREHIFERFYRVEQEETRTTRGTGLGLYIVRYITQLYGGRVEVNQGPTSGARFTVTLPLTND comes from the coding sequence ATGGCCAGGGAGCAAAGACATAAGACACTTACGGTATTTTATCTGCTGGTGGCCTACATTCTGCTTCAGTTCGGGTGGTGGGCATGGATACTGGCAGATGGGGGTACGGTTGATAAAACCCGGGATAGCCGTTTATGGATGGTCGTGGGCGAAGGCAGTGTCTTTCTCCTGATTCTTCTCCTTGGCGTGTGGCGCGTGCGACGTGCTTTCAGAAGAGAAGTCTCTCTGGCAAAGCAGGAAAAGAACTTTCTATTGAGTATCAGTCATGAGTTTAAAAGTCCGCTGGCATCTATCCGGTTGCAATTGGAAACGATACGTAACCGGAAGCTTCCGGAGCAGCAGGTAAACGAAATGGCGGATATGGCCATTGAGGATACGGACCGCCTGGCAAAACTGGCAGATAACCTGTTGATGGCTGCACGCATTGAAAGCGGTAAAGGCTTTTTCCAGCAAGATGTGGTGATGTTGTCCGAACTCGCGGAGAATATAGCGGCACGGATGCAGGCCAAACATAGCGCTGGTCCCCATCTTGTGTTATCCGTGGAAGAAGGTATCACCGTTAGGGGAGATGATCATGCCCTGGAGTCAGTCCTGGAGAACCTGTTGAGCAATGCCTTCAAGTATACCCCGGATGAGAAGACCGTACGGTTAGACATACACCGTATTCGCAATTCCGTGGTCATACAGGTGGAAGATGATGGTCCGGGCATCCCCGAAAATGAAAGAGAACATATCTTTGAGCGGTTTTACCGGGTGGAGCAGGAGGAAACAAGAACCACGCGTGGCACCGGTCTCGGACTTTACATCGTACGCTACATCACCCAGCTTTATGGTGGAAGGGTAGAGGTAAACCAGGGACCAACCAGTGGAGCGCGTTTTACTGTAACCCTGCCCCTTACTAACGACTAA
- a CDS encoding tetratricopeptide repeat protein, producing MSRKERLRRGLAVLSVLVLFGLMWVLPHKADEKTAGGDSSPSVEQKLAEAVRDIQQGTNPMEGIRKLREILEEDPDNIEALTAMGYFSLMSGQGEKAVARFKQILELQPDNQEAWFFMGDALMMQADTPGAINAYKTFLDVATDSAAKEKARTLIESLE from the coding sequence ATGTCCCGAAAGGAGCGGTTGAGGCGCGGATTGGCGGTGCTGTCGGTGTTGGTTTTATTCGGTTTGATGTGGGTGCTGCCACACAAAGCGGATGAGAAGACCGCCGGAGGAGATTCTTCGCCATCGGTTGAGCAAAAGCTGGCAGAGGCTGTTAGGGACATTCAACAGGGAACAAACCCAATGGAAGGTATCCGCAAACTACGCGAGATACTCGAAGAGGACCCTGATAATATTGAGGCGCTTACCGCAATGGGATATTTCTCACTGATGTCCGGTCAGGGAGAAAAGGCGGTAGCGAGGTTTAAACAGATCCTGGAATTACAACCGGACAACCAAGAAGCATGGTTCTTCATGGGAGATGCCTTGATGATGCAGGCAGATACCCCGGGTGCCATAAACGCTTATAAAACGTTTCTGGATGTGGCAACAGACAGTGCAGCTAAGGAAAAGGCCAGAACGTTGATTGAATCACTCGAATAG
- the rsmA gene encoding ribosomal RNA small subunit methyltransferase A — MRPKKHFGQHFLTDTNTALQIVQALQGIDFEKVVEVGPGKGILTQHLQTTYGDKLYVVEIDPEAAAFVTDLIPAIKPQLFLEDFLKWDPAQTECLSLAVIGNFPYNISSQILFRILDNRPMIPLVVGMFQKEVADRVREQPGSKTYGILSVLIQAYYEVEQVMTLQPGAFFPPPKVKSSVIRLVRRETPRILADEKWFRQVVKLAFNQRRKTLRNALKTVILPSFGEVPYLTKRAEELSVEAFDELARALRPDRT, encoded by the coding sequence ATGCGACCCAAAAAGCATTTCGGACAGCACTTCCTTACCGACACCAACACGGCACTTCAGATCGTGCAGGCCTTGCAGGGTATCGATTTTGAGAAGGTCGTCGAGGTAGGTCCGGGGAAAGGTATCCTCACCCAGCACCTGCAGACAACGTATGGTGATAAACTCTATGTGGTGGAAATAGACCCCGAGGCGGCAGCCTTCGTGACTGACCTGATTCCTGCCATCAAACCGCAATTGTTCCTGGAAGACTTTCTGAAATGGGACCCGGCACAAACAGAATGCCTGTCATTGGCAGTCATCGGCAATTTTCCGTATAACATCTCTTCGCAGATATTATTCAGGATTCTGGACAATCGCCCGATGATACCGCTGGTGGTGGGAATGTTCCAGAAGGAAGTGGCTGATAGGGTCAGGGAGCAACCGGGCAGTAAAACTTACGGTATTCTGAGTGTGCTGATCCAGGCCTATTATGAAGTTGAACAGGTCATGACATTACAGCCGGGAGCATTCTTTCCACCGCCTAAGGTGAAGTCATCCGTGATACGGCTGGTGCGCAGAGAGACGCCCCGCATTCTTGCCGATGAGAAGTGGTTCCGACAAGTTGTGAAGCTGGCATTCAATCAACGCAGAAAGACTTTGAGGAATGCACTAAAAACCGTTATTTTGCCCTCGTTCGGTGAGGTCCCATACCTAACCAAAAGGGCAGAAGAGTTATCGGTTGAAGCATTTGACGAACTCGCCCGGGCCCTACGGCCGGATAGAACCTAA
- a CDS encoding YdeI/OmpD-associated family protein produces MGNHIQQIDDYILKAQGFAQPILQHLRTLIHQACPQLEEKVRWGMPHFDYKGMMVSMAAFKAHCSLMFFKGEFLNDPKGVLDKQREKGMGQFGRITSLNDLPSDKVLIEFIKQAMHLNEDGVKKAKPLKKSTPVVVPDVIRTALSSHQKALKYFNSLPPSHQKEYIEWITEAKTDTTREKRIKTMLEWLTEGKSRNWKYMK; encoded by the coding sequence ATGGGAAACCATATTCAACAAATCGACGATTACATTCTCAAGGCACAAGGGTTTGCCCAACCCATCCTTCAACACCTGCGAACACTGATCCATCAGGCCTGTCCACAACTGGAGGAAAAGGTACGGTGGGGCATGCCGCACTTCGATTACAAAGGCATGATGGTGAGCATGGCCGCATTCAAGGCCCATTGCAGTCTCATGTTTTTTAAAGGAGAGTTTTTGAACGACCCCAAGGGTGTTCTTGATAAACAGAGAGAAAAGGGCATGGGACAGTTCGGACGCATCACCTCCCTGAATGATCTTCCTTCGGACAAGGTGCTCATCGAATTTATCAAACAGGCCATGCATCTGAACGAGGATGGTGTGAAGAAAGCCAAACCCTTGAAGAAAAGCACGCCCGTGGTTGTTCCGGATGTGATCCGAACGGCGTTATCAAGTCATCAGAAGGCATTGAAATATTTCAATTCACTGCCACCCTCTCACCAAAAGGAATATATTGAGTGGATCACTGAAGCCAAAACGGACACCACCCGCGAAAAACGAATAAAAACAATGCTGGAATGGCTCACCGAAGGCAAGTCCCGAAACTGGAAGTATATGAAATAG
- a CDS encoding DUF4286 family protein has translation MIVYNVTVNISDDVHDEWLEWMNSVHIPEVLETGRFTGHRMSRVLSDDPEGRTYAIQYHCTSMKEYELYRDKHAPELQKKVVDKYKDKMVAFRTLLEVVGQSGS, from the coding sequence ATGATCGTATACAATGTAACCGTAAACATCAGCGACGATGTCCATGACGAGTGGCTGGAATGGATGAATAGCGTACACATTCCGGAAGTACTGGAAACCGGAAGATTTACAGGTCACCGCATGTCACGTGTGCTTTCCGACGACCCCGAAGGACGAACCTACGCCATCCAGTATCACTGCACTTCCATGAAGGAGTATGAGCTTTACCGGGACAAGCATGCTCCCGAACTCCAGAAAAAAGTGGTGGATAAGTACAAAGATAAAATGGTGGCATTTCGTACGCTTCTCGAAGTGGTTGGGCAGTCAGGGAGTTAG
- the gldN gene encoding gliding motility protein GldN — MMRRRMNRALVACMAIPMMMTGQNVLDGVTVPERDESVTPYPYVREADMMWSKRVWRYVDLREKLNLPLAYPASNHPIKERQNLFDVIHDAVLEGAVTAYEAYDGLYTSDEFTLPIGREQLSVLGAGENDTIMVYYPEDDTERPKIISNPFDRSRVVMFKLKEDWYFDKKRSVMECRIIGIAPVIAEYSESGEFLGLRDFYWVYFPELRPVLAQKKVFIRNNAVMPLSFDDVFVKRMFSSFIIKESNAYDRYIKEYKTGMDALLEGESVKHDIMDFEQDLWEY, encoded by the coding sequence ATGATGAGAAGACGAATGAACAGGGCCCTGGTCGCATGCATGGCCATACCCATGATGATGACCGGTCAAAATGTTTTGGATGGCGTTACCGTACCTGAGCGTGACGAAAGCGTTACTCCTTATCCGTATGTGAGGGAAGCCGATATGATGTGGTCCAAACGCGTCTGGCGCTATGTTGATCTTCGTGAAAAACTGAATCTACCCCTGGCTTATCCCGCCAGCAATCATCCCATCAAAGAACGTCAGAACCTGTTTGACGTGATCCACGATGCTGTGCTGGAAGGTGCTGTTACGGCATATGAGGCCTATGACGGACTTTATACCAGCGATGAATTCACGCTGCCAATCGGGCGTGAACAATTATCCGTGCTGGGTGCCGGTGAAAACGATACCATCATGGTATACTACCCGGAAGACGATACTGAAAGACCCAAGATCATTTCCAACCCATTCGATCGGAGTCGGGTTGTGATGTTCAAGCTTAAGGAAGACTGGTACTTCGATAAGAAGCGGTCGGTTATGGAATGCCGCATCATCGGGATCGCTCCGGTGATCGCCGAGTATTCTGAGTCCGGTGAATTCCTCGGACTTCGCGATTTTTATTGGGTATACTTTCCGGAACTGAGGCCGGTTCTGGCACAGAAGAAGGTGTTCATCAGAAACAACGCCGTCATGCCCTTAAGTTTTGACGATGTCTTTGTGAAGCGGATGTTCAGCAGTTTCATCATCAAAGAATCCAATGCTTACGACCGGTATATCAAAGAATACAAAACCGGAATGGACGCCCTGCTTGAGGGTGAAAGCGTGAAGCATGACATCATGGACTTCGAACAGGATCTGTGGGAGTATTGA
- the mutY gene encoding A/G-specific adenine glycosylase — MRTWQNEWLNWYAEHRRDLAWRNTKDPYAIWVSEVILQQTRVDQGTDYYHRFLDRFPTVSHLANAPEKDVLKCWEGLGYYSRARNMHHAAGQIVATHGGQLPADRDALLALKGVGPYTAHAVASIAFGLPYAVVDGNVSRVLSRLFLITDDIATGKGHKRIEQQALEILDHRDPGTWNQAVMELGALVCTPVNPRCGDCPVSGICKAYIKGMTDELPVKSPKKKPRDRFFNYLVWEDPGGIHLTKRTTKDIWQNLYEFPLWESDQPVSGPEELIEAMPSYFRSGKEKIIDHTSITHILTHQRIHAVFCHVQSDRVIKQPGIERIERDSPVAWPVHRLVQQYLVKLGFIF; from the coding sequence ATGAGAACATGGCAAAACGAATGGCTGAACTGGTACGCTGAACATCGCCGTGATCTTGCCTGGAGAAATACAAAAGATCCTTATGCCATCTGGGTATCGGAGGTGATTCTTCAACAAACACGTGTTGACCAGGGTACGGACTACTATCATCGTTTTCTTGACCGGTTTCCTACGGTCTCTCACCTCGCCAATGCACCAGAAAAGGATGTTTTAAAATGCTGGGAGGGTCTGGGCTATTATTCCCGTGCCAGGAACATGCACCACGCCGCCGGTCAGATAGTTGCTACCCATGGGGGACAGTTACCCGCTGACAGGGATGCATTGCTTGCCCTGAAAGGCGTCGGTCCTTACACGGCACACGCCGTTGCATCAATCGCCTTTGGTTTGCCGTATGCCGTGGTAGACGGGAATGTGTCAAGGGTGCTTAGCCGACTGTTTCTTATCACGGACGATATTGCCACGGGAAAAGGACACAAACGCATTGAACAGCAGGCCCTGGAAATTCTGGATCATCGTGATCCGGGCACCTGGAACCAGGCTGTTATGGAATTGGGAGCGCTGGTATGTACCCCCGTCAATCCGCGGTGCGGAGACTGTCCTGTTTCCGGAATTTGTAAGGCATACATCAAAGGCATGACGGATGAATTACCCGTAAAATCGCCCAAAAAGAAACCCAGGGACCGGTTCTTCAACTACCTCGTATGGGAAGATCCAGGGGGCATTCACCTTACCAAAAGGACCACGAAAGATATCTGGCAAAACCTTTATGAATTTCCTTTGTGGGAGTCCGATCAACCGGTTTCCGGTCCCGAGGAACTGATCGAAGCCATGCCTTCCTATTTCAGATCGGGTAAAGAGAAGATCATAGATCATACATCCATAACCCATATCCTCACCCACCAGAGAATTCATGCCGTCTTTTGTCATGTGCAGAGCGACCGGGTTATCAAACAGCCCGGTATTGAAAGGATCGAAAGAGACTCACCCGTAGCATGGCCCGTGCACCGACTGGTACAGCAATATCTGGTGAAGCTGGGTTTTATTTTTTAA
- a CDS encoding Rne/Rng family ribonuclease, which produces MNSELIIKATDSEVQIAFLKEKQLVEFHNEKRNRSYVAGDLYLGRVTKVMPGLNAAFVDVGYDKDAFLHYHDLGPQFKSLGKFLLPTLSKNRKEATLKGFGLEKDIEKGGKIGDVVAEKHRLLVQITKEPISTKGPRLSCEISLAGRYMVLVPFYNKVSVSQKINDEKERERLLRLIESIKPDNFGVIVRTAATGRKVVDLDNDLRDLVSKWEQCHKALMGAQAPKKVLGEIDRTSALLRDVLNPSFNNIYTDSTELYEDIKKYLKSIGSDKQDIVKLYQGKKTLFENFGIHRQIKSLFGKTVTMSSGAYLIIEHTEALHVIDVNSGARTKSDKDQETNALDVNIEAAKEVARQLRLRDMGGIIVVDFIDMYKAENKKKLYEVFKEEMKADRAKHKILPLSRFGLLQITRQRVRPEMNIVTTEKCPSCNGSGEIQPSILLVDEIENKLKHIASEKITKALTVYTHPYIESYINRGLFNSVRKKWMSRTGLKLKVLPTTSYQMLEYRFFDTKGDEIEIE; this is translated from the coding sequence GTGAACAGTGAGCTCATTATTAAGGCCACGGATTCCGAAGTTCAGATCGCTTTTCTCAAAGAGAAACAACTCGTTGAGTTTCATAATGAAAAGCGTAACCGGAGCTATGTGGCCGGGGACCTTTACCTGGGTCGGGTGACCAAGGTGATGCCCGGATTAAATGCCGCTTTCGTAGATGTGGGTTATGACAAGGATGCGTTTTTGCATTACCATGACCTCGGACCCCAGTTTAAATCGCTGGGTAAGTTTCTTTTGCCTACCCTAAGCAAAAACAGAAAGGAAGCAACACTTAAGGGTTTTGGCCTTGAGAAGGATATTGAAAAGGGAGGGAAGATCGGAGATGTGGTCGCTGAAAAGCACCGTCTTCTTGTGCAGATTACCAAGGAGCCCATTTCAACCAAAGGCCCACGGCTAAGTTGCGAAATATCTCTCGCCGGACGCTACATGGTTCTGGTGCCCTTTTACAACAAGGTCTCGGTTTCCCAGAAAATCAATGATGAAAAGGAAAGAGAACGATTACTCAGATTAATCGAGAGCATTAAGCCCGATAATTTCGGAGTGATCGTCCGTACTGCCGCCACCGGCAGAAAGGTCGTAGATCTTGACAACGATCTGAGGGACCTGGTTTCCAAATGGGAACAGTGTCACAAAGCGCTCATGGGGGCCCAGGCACCTAAGAAAGTTTTAGGTGAGATCGATCGTACCTCCGCTCTTCTACGCGATGTACTGAATCCTTCGTTCAACAATATTTATACGGATAGCACCGAACTCTATGAGGACATAAAAAAATACCTCAAGTCCATCGGCTCTGATAAACAGGATATTGTTAAGCTCTACCAGGGTAAGAAAACTTTGTTCGAGAATTTTGGCATACACCGCCAGATCAAATCGCTGTTCGGTAAAACAGTGACCATGTCATCCGGTGCCTATCTTATCATAGAGCATACGGAAGCATTGCATGTGATCGATGTGAACAGCGGAGCCAGAACAAAATCAGATAAAGACCAGGAGACGAATGCCCTTGATGTGAATATTGAGGCGGCAAAGGAGGTTGCACGGCAACTTCGTTTGCGCGACATGGGCGGCATCATTGTCGTGGATTTTATCGATATGTACAAGGCCGAGAACAAGAAGAAATTGTACGAGGTCTTCAAGGAAGAGATGAAAGCGGACCGGGCCAAGCACAAGATATTACCTCTAAGCCGCTTTGGGTTGTTGCAAATTACCAGGCAGCGTGTTCGTCCCGAAATGAACATTGTAACAACAGAAAAATGCCCTTCCTGCAATGGAAGTGGTGAGATACAACCAAGTATTCTGCTCGTGGATGAAATTGAGAACAAGCTCAAGCATATCGCAAGTGAGAAGATCACCAAGGCATTGACTGTTTACACACACCCTTACATCGAGTCATATATTAACCGCGGACTGTTTAATTCGGTGCGGAAGAAATGGATGTCCAGAACTGGTCTGAAGCTGAAGGTACTTCCGACTACCTCCTACCAAATGCTGGAATATCGTTTCTTTGATACCAAGGGCGATGAAATAGAGATCGAGTGA
- a CDS encoding COX15/CtaA family protein: MNKTEEGKRPLTLWLASGCLLIFAMVVIGGITRLTGSGLSMVEWKPVTGALPPLSEEAWQKAFEDYQQFPEFQQRNFHFTLDDFKSIYWWEYIHRLLGRLIGVVFVVPFIFFYRKKWITGSAVPRALILFAMGGFQGVLGWYMVQSGLDHNPHVSHYRLAAHLMTALATFSYAFWWILDIRRSGDERIQAPAILTWSKLLLAILALQILYGAFVAGLKAGLVFNTWPKMGSQWVADGVTAMDPWWTGLIDGLAGVQFVHRTLAYGVALLALWLAFRIRKNPVWSLLHRTSLWLIIAVSMQFILGVVTLLTGVPVVMGVLHQAGAFLLLAVVLSLCHRLGMFRVFHSLSSGTN; the protein is encoded by the coding sequence ATGAATAAAACCGAGGAAGGTAAACGACCCCTCACCCTGTGGTTGGCCTCAGGCTGTCTGCTGATCTTTGCCATGGTGGTGATTGGCGGGATCACCAGGCTCACGGGATCCGGGTTGTCCATGGTGGAGTGGAAGCCGGTCACCGGTGCGCTGCCACCGTTATCGGAAGAGGCCTGGCAAAAGGCCTTTGAGGATTATCAGCAGTTCCCGGAGTTCCAGCAACGCAATTTTCATTTCACACTCGATGATTTTAAATCGATTTATTGGTGGGAGTACATTCATCGGCTTCTTGGGCGTCTGATAGGAGTGGTCTTCGTGGTGCCATTTATTTTCTTCTATCGAAAAAAATGGATCACCGGAAGTGCCGTGCCCCGTGCCCTCATCCTTTTTGCCATGGGTGGTTTTCAGGGGGTGCTGGGATGGTATATGGTTCAGAGCGGTCTGGATCATAATCCCCATGTGAGTCACTACAGGTTGGCTGCGCATCTTATGACGGCGCTGGCCACATTCTCCTATGCCTTTTGGTGGATACTGGACATCAGGCGGTCCGGAGATGAACGCATACAGGCGCCTGCCATCCTCACCTGGTCTAAATTGTTGTTGGCGATATTGGCTCTGCAAATTCTCTACGGCGCATTTGTTGCCGGATTAAAAGCGGGTCTGGTGTTCAATACCTGGCCAAAGATGGGAAGTCAGTGGGTAGCAGACGGTGTGACGGCAATGGATCCCTGGTGGACTGGCTTGATAGACGGCCTGGCCGGGGTGCAGTTTGTGCATCGTACCCTGGCATATGGCGTCGCCCTCCTGGCTTTGTGGCTGGCATTCAGGATAAGGAAGAACCCAGTATGGTCATTACTGCATCGCACATCGTTGTGGTTGATCATTGCCGTATCCATGCAATTCATTCTGGGGGTAGTCACCCTGTTAACGGGTGTTCCTGTGGTGATGGGGGTGCTGCACCAGGCCGGTGCCTTCCTTTTATTGGCGGTGGTGTTATCCCTTTGTCACCGCCTGGGGATGTTCAGGGTGTTTCATTCTCTTTCCAGCGGAACGAACTGA